The following proteins are co-located in the Massilia litorea genome:
- a CDS encoding DUF4398 domain-containing protein produces MNRSMHQLGRVAVAAAVLALSACASQKAPATADVAVSRNAVANAVQAGAADLAPEEITAARAKMMRANEALAAKDYKLARELATQAQADAQLAQSKAASAKATAASNALNEDLRVLRQEVDRANSQ; encoded by the coding sequence ATGAATCGCTCGATGCATCAGCTTGGCCGCGTCGCAGTGGCAGCCGCCGTGCTGGCGCTCTCCGCCTGCGCCAGCCAGAAGGCACCGGCCACGGCCGACGTCGCGGTGTCGCGCAATGCAGTGGCCAACGCAGTGCAGGCCGGCGCCGCCGACCTGGCGCCGGAAGAAATCACGGCGGCGCGCGCCAAGATGATGCGCGCTAACGAAGCGCTGGCCGCCAAGGACTACAAGCTGGCGCGCGAACTGGCGACCCAGGCCCAGGCCGATGCCCAGCTGGCCCAGAGCAAGGCCGCGTCCGCCAAGGCCACCGCCGCCTCGAACGCGCTCAATGAAGACCTGCGCGTGCTGCGCCAGGAAGTCGACCGCGCCAACTCGCAGTAA
- a CDS encoding AsmA family protein, which yields MPDTTAQQDASHKHGGKKKKILLGLLATLIAIPVIAIIFILTFDWNKARPWLNAKVSEAIERPFAIRGNLAVQWEVPAKRMAKADRHLRDWLPWPHLIANDVHVGNPASMKQMDMARVRQFSFSLNPFGLLHHTIGIPVLRFEAPYLELQRTDSTHYNWVYRKKEEKSKWELDLERVVLTDGVVRVVDAVTKADITANVRTLDNDAKYGIGFKVTGTYNGAPVTGGGKVGQVLSLKDQNTPYPVQADMRSGPSRIAVEGTVTSPAKLKAVDLQLELAGRSMARLYNFTGITLPETPAFSTSGHLKGELDREHGRWTYDKFKGKVGSSDINGKLVFEGGKPRPKLTGNVSTHQLLFTDLGPLIGGDSNESKKARGVDAVQPGGKVLPVEEFRTERWTAIDADVRYTAEKIIREKTLPISKLSTHLVMKDGVITLEPLEFGVAGGTLRSTIRMDGSGKGKNTIAATAKVQARHIQIKQLFPTIEKMQATVGQINGDAQLSATGSSVAALLGSSNGEVKALINQGTISKMLLEEMGLNVGNIIVTKLFGDKQVQLNCLAADFDVNKGVMQSQVFVVDTEEAIIRVNGTVSLANEQMDLTIKPDTKALRLFTLRAPLYVRGPFSKPDVSVDKGVLALKAGGAAVLAAAAAPVAALIPLINTGPGESSPCGQLVALAKQKPTAPPPGKAKAR from the coding sequence ATGCCCGATACTACCGCGCAGCAAGACGCCAGCCACAAGCACGGCGGCAAGAAAAAGAAAATCCTGCTTGGCCTGCTGGCCACCCTGATCGCCATTCCGGTCATCGCCATCATTTTCATCCTCACCTTCGACTGGAACAAGGCGCGTCCCTGGCTAAACGCGAAGGTGAGCGAAGCGATCGAACGGCCGTTCGCGATCCGCGGCAACCTCGCGGTGCAATGGGAAGTGCCGGCCAAGCGCATGGCCAAGGCCGACCGCCACCTGCGCGACTGGCTGCCCTGGCCCCATCTCATCGCCAATGACGTGCACGTCGGCAACCCTGCCAGCATGAAGCAGATGGACATGGCGCGCGTGCGCCAGTTCTCGTTCTCCCTGAATCCCTTCGGCCTGCTGCACCACACGATCGGGATCCCGGTGCTGCGGTTCGAAGCGCCCTATCTCGAACTGCAGCGCACCGACAGCACCCACTACAACTGGGTCTACAGGAAGAAAGAGGAAAAATCGAAGTGGGAGCTCGACCTCGAGCGCGTGGTACTCACCGACGGCGTGGTGCGCGTGGTCGACGCCGTCACGAAGGCCGACATCACGGCCAACGTACGCACGCTCGATAACGATGCGAAATACGGCATCGGCTTCAAGGTCACCGGCACGTATAACGGCGCGCCGGTCACGGGCGGCGGCAAGGTCGGCCAGGTGCTGTCGCTGAAGGATCAGAATACGCCCTACCCGGTCCAGGCCGACATGCGCAGCGGCCCGAGCCGCATCGCAGTCGAAGGCACGGTCACCAGTCCCGCCAAACTGAAGGCGGTCGACCTGCAGCTGGAACTGGCCGGACGCAGCATGGCGCGCCTGTACAACTTTACCGGCATCACGCTGCCCGAGACCCCGGCCTTCTCGACCTCCGGCCACCTGAAGGGCGAGCTCGACCGTGAGCACGGACGCTGGACCTACGACAAGTTCAAGGGCAAGGTCGGCTCGAGCGACATCAACGGCAAGCTGGTGTTCGAGGGCGGCAAGCCGCGTCCCAAGCTGACGGGCAATGTATCGACGCACCAGTTGCTGTTTACCGACCTGGGTCCCCTGATCGGCGGCGACTCGAACGAAAGCAAGAAGGCGCGCGGCGTCGACGCCGTGCAGCCGGGCGGCAAGGTGCTGCCGGTCGAGGAATTCCGCACCGAGCGCTGGACGGCGATCGACGCCGACGTGCGCTATACCGCCGAAAAGATCATCCGCGAAAAGACACTGCCCATCAGTAAACTCTCGACCCACCTGGTCATGAAGGACGGCGTCATCACCCTCGAGCCGCTCGAATTCGGCGTGGCCGGCGGCACGCTGCGCTCGACCATCCGCATGGACGGCAGCGGCAAGGGCAAGAACACGATCGCGGCGACGGCCAAGGTCCAGGCGCGCCACATCCAGATCAAGCAGCTGTTCCCGACCATCGAAAAGATGCAGGCCACCGTCGGCCAGATCAACGGCGACGCCCAGCTGTCGGCCACCGGCAGTTCGGTCGCCGCCCTGCTCGGCTCCTCGAACGGCGAAGTCAAGGCGCTGATCAACCAGGGCACGATCAGCAAGATGCTGCTCGAGGAGATGGGCCTGAACGTGGGCAATATCATCGTCACCAAGCTGTTCGGCGACAAGCAGGTGCAGCTGAACTGCCTGGCCGCCGATTTCGACGTCAACAAGGGCGTGATGCAGTCGCAGGTGTTCGTGGTCGATACGGAGGAAGCGATCATCCGCGTGAACGGCACGGTGAGCCTGGCGAACGAACAGATGGACCTGACGATCAAGCCCGACACCAAGGCCCTGCGCCTGTTCACGCTGCGCGCCCCGCTCTACGTGCGCGGTCCGTTCAGCAAGCCCGACGTCTCGGTCGACAAGGGCGTGCTGGCACTGAAGGCTGGCGGCGCCGCCGTGCTGGCCGCGGCCGCAGCGCCGGTGGCAGCCCTGATCCCGCTGATCAACACCGGACCGGGCGAGAGCAGCCCCTGCGGCCAGCTGGTCGCACTGGCGAAACAGAAGCCGACTGCGCCGCCGCCGGGCAAGGCGAAAGCGCGATGA
- a CDS encoding BON domain-containing protein, with the protein MTHWKPALALLGALMYGGTLAGCGGTGSLLAPAAAVDDSTITAGVKQAIGRSTELKAADIDVATREGIVQLSGYVGSAENVATAASVARTVKGVKSVRNDLRLK; encoded by the coding sequence ATGACGCATTGGAAACCGGCCCTGGCCTTGCTGGGGGCTCTCATGTACGGGGGCACCCTCGCTGGCTGCGGCGGCACCGGCAGCCTGCTGGCACCAGCCGCGGCGGTGGACGATTCCACCATCACGGCCGGCGTGAAACAGGCAATTGGCCGGAGCACGGAACTCAAGGCGGCAGACATCGATGTCGCGACCCGTGAAGGTATTGTCCAGCTGAGCGGCTATGTCGGCTCGGCGGAAAACGTGGCAACCGCAGCATCGGTTGCGCGCACAGTGAAGGGCGTGAAATCGGTCAGGAATGACCTGCGCCTGAAGTAA
- a CDS encoding prenyltransferase — protein MKNIKHLAVSATLATLALGLTGCAGMSHQDKATAVGAGAGAVIGGALTGGSAAGVVGGAAVGGVVGNQAGKTN, from the coding sequence ATGAAAAACATCAAACACCTGGCAGTGAGCGCTACCCTGGCTACCCTGGCACTGGGCCTGACCGGTTGTGCCGGCATGTCGCATCAGGACAAGGCCACCGCAGTCGGCGCCGGCGCCGGCGCAGTGATCGGCGGCGCCCTGACCGGCGGCAGTGCAGCAGGCGTGGTCGGCGGCGCAGCTGTCGGCGGCGTGGTCGGCAACCAGGCCGGCAAGACCAACTAA
- a CDS encoding Crp/Fnr family transcriptional regulator — translation MNFAASPDVAEHNANLLLAALPPQELAQVLPMLDQVHVEAGEVLGEAGKPIRYIYFPHDCLISLLGVAGGRMTLEVGLVGREGMLGATVALGHETAQVRAVVQRPGSASRMDSAAFRAEFARNGALQRVLYRYTDTLLAQAIQIAVCSRFHVLEARLARSLLITRDRLQSDKFHLTHEFLAHALGVRRVGVTKAASALQQQGLIIYSRGNIEILDAEGLAAAACTCYEIVKDAGAGALSSAFV, via the coding sequence ATGAACTTTGCAGCTTCTCCCGACGTCGCCGAGCACAACGCCAATTTGCTGCTGGCCGCGCTCCCGCCGCAGGAGCTCGCCCAGGTGTTGCCGATGCTCGACCAGGTTCACGTCGAGGCCGGCGAAGTGCTGGGCGAAGCGGGCAAACCCATCCGGTATATCTATTTTCCGCATGATTGCCTGATTTCGCTGCTGGGCGTGGCAGGCGGGCGCATGACGCTCGAGGTCGGCCTGGTGGGACGCGAAGGCATGCTCGGCGCCACCGTCGCCCTCGGCCACGAAACGGCCCAGGTGCGCGCCGTGGTCCAGCGTCCCGGCAGCGCCAGCCGCATGGACAGCGCCGCCTTCCGCGCCGAATTCGCGCGCAACGGCGCCCTGCAACGGGTGCTCTACCGGTATACCGACACACTGCTGGCGCAGGCGATCCAGATCGCCGTCTGCAGCCGCTTCCACGTGCTCGAGGCGCGCCTGGCGCGCTCGCTGCTGATCACCCGCGACCGCCTGCAGTCCGACAAATTCCACCTGACCCACGAGTTCCTGGCGCACGCCCTGGGCGTGCGCCGCGTCGGCGTCACCAAGGCAGCCAGCGCGCTGCAGCAGCAGGGGCTGATCATCTACAGCCGCGGCAATATCGAGATCCTCGATGCCGAAGGGCTGGCGGCGGCGGCGTGTACCTGCTACGAAATCGTCAAGGATGCGGGGGCGGGGGCGCTGTCGAGCGCGTTCGTTTAG
- a CDS encoding glycine zipper 2TM domain-containing protein — MNNTSPPRAQHHPLLLVAALAVLLFCLIGTAAIMGWIPSSIGGNTNRQLSEADRAALAASMPPTGQAAPVAPAAAMAQLGPQGPAYPAAPAAPAYPSQQLAQGYAPAPSQAYAPEPEPAPAPRTTVKPKPVQMAAAEPKSNWCGNCGNIESVHAIKQRAQGSGVGAAGGAILGGLLGNQIGGGHGRQLATVAGAVGGAVVGNQVEGNMKATTSYEIRVRLDDGTLRTFHQSSQPQWRSGDRVRIVKGHLRSA, encoded by the coding sequence ATGAACAACACTTCCCCTCCACGCGCCCAGCACCATCCCTTGCTGCTGGTCGCCGCACTCGCCGTCCTGCTGTTCTGCCTGATCGGTACCGCAGCCATCATGGGCTGGATCCCCTCTTCGATCGGCGGCAACACGAACCGTCAGCTGAGCGAAGCCGACCGCGCCGCGCTGGCAGCAAGCATGCCGCCGACCGGCCAGGCCGCGCCTGTCGCGCCCGCCGCCGCCATGGCGCAGCTGGGACCGCAAGGCCCCGCCTACCCGGCCGCACCGGCAGCGCCCGCCTACCCGTCCCAGCAACTGGCCCAGGGCTATGCCCCAGCCCCAAGCCAGGCCTACGCACCCGAACCTGAACCGGCCCCGGCACCACGCACGACCGTGAAACCGAAGCCGGTGCAAATGGCGGCTGCGGAGCCGAAGTCGAACTGGTGCGGCAACTGCGGCAACATCGAATCGGTGCACGCGATCAAGCAGCGCGCCCAGGGCAGCGGTGTCGGCGCGGCCGGCGGCGCCATCCTCGGCGGCCTGCTGGGCAACCAGATCGGCGGCGGCCATGGTCGCCAGCTGGCCACCGTCGCCGGTGCGGTCGGCGGCGCCGTCGTCGGCAACCAGGTCGAGGGCAACATGAAAGCGACGACCAGCTATGAAATCCGCGTCCGCCTGGACGACGGCACCCTGCGCACCTTCCACCAGTCGAGCCAGCCGCAATGGCGTAGCGGCGACCGCGTGCGCATCGTCAAGGGCCACCTGCGCTCCGCCTGA
- a CDS encoding lmo0937 family membrane protein — protein sequence MLYTIAIVLIVLWLLGLVTSYTVGGFIHILLVVAVIMILVRLISGRGI from the coding sequence ATGCTTTACACCATTGCCATTGTTCTGATCGTTTTATGGCTGCTCGGCCTGGTTACCTCGTACACCGTCGGCGGCTTTATCCATATCCTGCTCGTGGTTGCCGTCATCATGATCCTGGTGCGCCTGATCAGCGGTCGAGGCATATAG
- a CDS encoding OmpA family protein — MYSKLTKSAIAATVLALGVSGCADMNATQRGTATGAGAGAALGALIGGTTHGGGGGRAAKGAVIGGAAGAVIGNIWSKRMEQQKQAMEQATRGTGVQVSQTSDNRLKLDIPSDVSFDTGRSDIKPNFQPVLERFATTLNENPATNVVIIGHTDNTGGPGVNQPLSVDRAARTRDYLAGRGVNPSRITIEGRGEREPIANNNDNAGRARNRRVEIYVAEPGRG, encoded by the coding sequence ATGTATTCGAAACTGACCAAATCCGCCATCGCCGCCACCGTCCTTGCCCTCGGCGTCAGCGGCTGTGCCGACATGAACGCCACCCAGCGCGGCACCGCGACCGGCGCCGGCGCCGGCGCCGCCCTCGGTGCGCTGATCGGCGGCACCACCCACGGCGGCGGCGGCGGCCGTGCCGCCAAGGGCGCAGTGATCGGCGGCGCCGCCGGCGCGGTGATCGGCAATATCTGGTCCAAGCGCATGGAGCAGCAGAAGCAGGCAATGGAGCAGGCGACCCGCGGCACCGGCGTGCAAGTGAGCCAGACCTCGGATAACCGCCTGAAACTGGACATCCCGAGCGATGTCTCCTTCGACACCGGCCGCTCCGACATCAAGCCGAACTTCCAGCCGGTGCTGGAACGCTTCGCCACCACCCTGAACGAGAACCCGGCCACCAACGTGGTCATCATCGGCCACACCGACAACACCGGCGGCCCGGGCGTCAACCAGCCGCTGTCGGTCGACCGCGCCGCGCGCACCCGCGACTACCTGGCCGGCCGCGGCGTCAATCCAAGCCGCATCACGATCGAGGGCCGCGGCGAGCGCGAGCCGATTGCCAACAACAACGACAACGCCGGTCGCGCACGCAACCGCCGCGTCGAGATCTACGTCGCCGAACCAGGCCGCGGCTGA
- a CDS encoding site-specific recombinase, with product MLDILERIDPHSDSTDLLIELVDCLRPRRRHRGHASAAVRTLTQLLRGNPAQAWALRSYIVTLLEKRRHTSLYSDIGILSNDGFFTELKRRIAWRLLPPALDDLYLSDALDQVLYAEEDYYWIRSVPDADWLALFDVVAEARPPLDAAPDRARLVTTMGMLDAIRTLSCRVCALGLEPRLVHSYSEIEDFDSPFLMQNIEVNHYLDEYGRFLEGAIPRPDDPRHLLVMLDQCDEVVAKIRRNSLSFGTSVALTYVLVAITQSIERLRKLLFLVDVSEASGESATALLAAPEQEAAREAERDAESAPCASRELVTMPQPAGPRPVTPRRAAALALAQELVEGHNTKYRVRGLFRDNIHLLARNVTENASRTGEHYIAESRSQLRDMFKAAAGAGLIVGFMATFKILLSYLRAAPLVEAFLFSMNYSLGFMLVHMLHWTIATKQPAMTAQRIAAGLHSRDGRSIDFDSMAELVNKVFRTQIVSVLGNVVVAFPTALVIAIAYQQMMGHHLVTPEKAMHLLHDIDPIHTPALFYAAIAGVWLFVAGLISGYYDNKALYTRMGQRVRQLRWLGSLIGIERRDRVSRYVENNLGGLMGNFYFGILLGTTGTVGYLLGLPLDIRHVTFSTANFATALVGLDYRMSWEMAANATLGVALIGAVNLLVSFSLALWVALRARKIQFKRSVMLLRALGRRFVQAPLDFFIGPRDVEVIDIPVFTKENK from the coding sequence ATGCTTGACATTCTTGAACGCATCGACCCGCACAGCGACAGCACCGACCTGCTGATCGAGCTGGTCGACTGCCTGCGGCCGCGCCGGCGTCATCGCGGCCACGCGAGCGCAGCGGTGCGCACGCTGACGCAGCTGCTGAGGGGGAACCCGGCGCAGGCCTGGGCGCTGCGCAGCTATATCGTCACCCTGCTGGAAAAACGCCGCCACACCAGCCTGTACAGCGACATCGGCATCCTCTCGAACGACGGCTTCTTCACCGAGCTGAAGCGCCGCATTGCCTGGCGCCTGCTGCCGCCCGCGCTCGACGACCTCTACCTGTCCGATGCGCTCGACCAGGTGCTGTATGCGGAAGAGGATTACTACTGGATCCGCTCGGTGCCGGACGCCGACTGGCTGGCCCTGTTCGACGTCGTGGCCGAGGCGCGGCCGCCGCTGGACGCCGCGCCCGACCGCGCGCGCCTGGTCACGACCATGGGCATGCTCGACGCCATCCGCACCCTGTCCTGCCGCGTCTGCGCGCTGGGCCTGGAGCCGCGCCTGGTGCACAGCTACAGCGAGATCGAGGATTTCGATTCGCCCTTCCTGATGCAGAACATCGAGGTCAACCACTACCTCGACGAATACGGGCGCTTCCTGGAAGGAGCCATTCCCCGCCCCGACGATCCGCGCCACCTGCTCGTGATGCTCGACCAGTGCGACGAGGTCGTCGCCAAGATCCGCCGCAATTCGCTCTCCTTCGGCACCAGCGTGGCGCTGACCTATGTGCTGGTCGCCATTACGCAGAGTATCGAGCGGCTGCGCAAACTGCTGTTCCTGGTCGACGTCAGCGAAGCGAGCGGGGAAAGCGCGACCGCCTTGCTGGCGGCCCCGGAACAGGAAGCCGCGCGGGAAGCCGAAAGGGATGCCGAAAGCGCACCCTGCGCCAGCCGGGAGCTCGTGACCATGCCGCAGCCGGCAGGACCGCGCCCGGTCACGCCCCGGCGTGCGGCGGCGCTGGCACTGGCCCAGGAACTGGTCGAGGGCCACAACACCAAATACCGGGTGCGCGGCCTGTTCCGCGACAATATCCACCTGCTGGCCCGCAACGTCACGGAAAACGCCAGCCGTACCGGCGAGCACTACATCGCCGAGAGCCGGTCCCAGCTGCGCGACATGTTCAAGGCCGCGGCCGGCGCCGGCCTCATCGTCGGCTTCATGGCGACCTTCAAGATCCTGCTGTCGTATTTGCGTGCCGCGCCCCTGGTCGAGGCCTTCCTGTTCAGCATGAACTATTCGCTCGGCTTCATGCTCGTGCACATGCTGCACTGGACCATCGCCACCAAGCAGCCGGCCATGACGGCCCAGCGCATCGCCGCCGGCCTGCACAGCCGGGACGGGCGCAGCATCGATTTCGACAGCATGGCCGAGCTCGTGAACAAGGTATTCAGGACCCAGATCGTCTCGGTGCTGGGCAACGTCGTGGTCGCCTTCCCGACCGCGCTGGTGATCGCGATCGCCTACCAGCAGATGATGGGCCACCACCTGGTGACGCCGGAAAAAGCCATGCACCTGCTACACGACATCGACCCGATTCATACGCCGGCCCTGTTCTATGCGGCGATTGCCGGGGTCTGGCTGTTCGTGGCCGGGCTGATCTCGGGCTACTACGACAACAAGGCGCTCTACACCCGCATGGGCCAGCGCGTGCGCCAGCTGCGCTGGCTCGGCAGCCTGATCGGCATCGAGCGGCGTGACCGCGTGTCGCGCTATGTCGAGAACAATCTCGGCGGCCTGATGGGTAACTTCTACTTCGGTATCCTGCTCGGCACCACCGGCACCGTCGGCTACCTGCTCGGCCTGCCGCTCGATATCCGCCACGTGACCTTCTCCACCGCGAACTTTGCCACCGCCCTGGTCGGCCTCGATTACCGGATGAGCTGGGAGATGGCCGCCAACGCCACGCTCGGCGTGGCGCTGATCGGCGCCGTCAATTTGCTGGTGAGTTTCAGCCTGGCCCTGTGGGTGGCGCTACGCGCCCGCAAGATCCAGTTCAAGCGCAGCGTCATGCTGCTGCGCGCACTCGGCCGGCGCTTCGTGCAGGCGCCGCTCGACTTCTTCATCGGGCCAAGGGACGTCGAAGTGATCGACATTCCGGTCTTCACGAAAGAAAACAAATGA
- the cls gene encoding cardiolipin synthase yields the protein MNKQRITRWLAFLLLVGVMASCRTLPDADKLPDTPQKANPTVETAKGTLQKAQASQLLQRRWANATGDLKQLAVLEEQATGLPLIAGNRVQLLFDGPATMREMMAAVRAATTSVNLETYIFDQDPIGLQFAELLMEKQRQGVTVNIMYDSVGTLGTPQEFFDRMKAAGIHMIAFNPVNPAKARGNWSINNRDHRKLMVVDGSIAFTGGINISSDYANSSLFRSRRKPANVDKSKVGWRDTHVKIEGPAVATLQWAFVNNWVRQEGGELAARDYFPRLAPVGDKFVRVLATDPGSNSEIYKSLMVAINEAKKSVHITSAYFVPDQQVVDALIAAAKRGVDVKLVLPGVSDHGLVMYAGQGFFEQLLAGGVKIFQLQVAVLHAKTAVIDEAWSTIGSANIDRRSFIHNYELNVVVIDPAFGRDMESAFNEDLRDSKEITLDKWRDRPWADRIKEWAARLTEYWI from the coding sequence ATGAACAAACAACGGATCACACGGTGGTTGGCCTTCCTGCTCCTGGTCGGCGTGATGGCGTCCTGCCGCACCCTGCCCGACGCGGACAAGCTGCCCGATACGCCGCAGAAGGCGAACCCGACGGTGGAGACGGCGAAGGGCACCCTCCAGAAAGCACAGGCATCGCAGCTGCTGCAGCGGCGCTGGGCGAACGCGACGGGCGACCTGAAGCAGCTGGCGGTGCTGGAGGAACAGGCCACGGGCCTGCCGCTGATCGCCGGCAACCGCGTGCAGCTGCTGTTCGACGGCCCGGCCACGATGCGCGAGATGATGGCGGCCGTTCGCGCCGCGACCACATCGGTCAACCTGGAAACCTATATCTTCGACCAGGACCCGATCGGCCTGCAGTTCGCCGAACTGCTGATGGAAAAGCAGCGCCAGGGCGTGACCGTCAACATCATGTACGACAGCGTCGGCACCCTCGGCACGCCGCAGGAATTTTTCGACCGCATGAAAGCGGCCGGCATCCACATGATCGCCTTCAATCCCGTCAATCCGGCCAAGGCCCGGGGCAACTGGTCGATCAACAACCGCGACCACCGCAAGCTGATGGTCGTCGACGGCAGCATCGCGTTCACGGGCGGCATCAACATCAGCAGCGACTACGCCAACAGCTCGCTGTTCCGCTCGCGCAGGAAACCGGCTAACGTCGACAAGAGCAAGGTCGGCTGGCGCGACACCCACGTCAAGATCGAAGGGCCGGCGGTGGCGACGCTGCAATGGGCCTTCGTGAACAACTGGGTGCGCCAGGAAGGCGGCGAACTGGCGGCGCGCGATTACTTCCCGCGCCTGGCGCCCGTCGGCGACAAGTTCGTGCGCGTGCTGGCCACCGATCCGGGCAGCAATTCGGAGATCTACAAATCGCTGATGGTGGCGATCAACGAGGCGAAAAAATCGGTCCACATCACCTCGGCCTATTTCGTGCCCGACCAGCAGGTGGTCGACGCGCTGATCGCTGCCGCGAAGCGCGGGGTCGACGTGAAACTGGTGCTGCCGGGCGTGTCCGACCACGGCCTGGTGATGTATGCCGGCCAGGGCTTCTTCGAACAATTGCTCGCGGGCGGAGTCAAAATATTCCAGCTGCAGGTCGCGGTATTGCACGCCAAGACGGCGGTGATCGACGAGGCCTGGTCGACGATCGGCTCGGCCAACATCGACCGCCGCAGCTTCATCCACAACTACGAACTCAACGTCGTCGTCATCGACCCGGCCTTCGGACGCGACATGGAAAGCGCCTTCAATGAGGACCTGCGCGACTCGAAGGAAATCACCCTCGACAAATGGCGCGACCGGCCCTGGGCGGACCGCATCAAGGAATGGGCGGCGCGCCTGACCGAATACTGGATTTGA
- a CDS encoding metallophosphoesterase family protein translates to MRTIIHLSDLHFGRVDQALLGPLRDLIHSIAPSVVVISGDLTQRARSEQFEEARAFLDTLPGPQIVVPGNHDISLYNVFRRFVKPLDRYKRYITDDLDPIYVDEEIAVVGVNTARSLTIKDGRVNKEQVAKIREQLAGLDPKITRIVVTHHPFDLPTTFEEEDLVDRAPMAMEVFAECGVDVLLAGHMHVSHAASTASRYQIDAYAALVVQAGTATSTRGRGEVNSFNLLRVEHERVEVDRYGWDMLTNTFRVIVTEKFLRSGNVWAPASEGMLAAGL, encoded by the coding sequence ATGCGAACCATTATCCACCTGTCCGACCTGCATTTCGGCCGCGTCGACCAGGCCCTGCTGGGGCCGCTGCGCGACCTGATCCATTCGATCGCACCGAGCGTTGTCGTGATCTCGGGCGACCTGACCCAGCGCGCCCGCAGCGAGCAGTTCGAAGAGGCCAGGGCCTTCCTCGATACCTTGCCGGGGCCGCAGATCGTGGTGCCGGGCAACCACGACATCTCCCTGTACAACGTGTTCCGGCGCTTCGTCAAACCGCTCGACCGCTACAAGCGCTACATCACCGACGACCTCGATCCGATCTATGTCGACGAGGAGATCGCGGTGGTGGGCGTGAACACGGCGCGCTCGCTGACGATCAAGGACGGCCGCGTGAACAAGGAACAGGTCGCCAAAATCCGCGAGCAATTGGCCGGGCTCGATCCGAAGATCACGCGCATCGTCGTCACCCATCACCCCTTCGACCTGCCGACGACCTTCGAGGAAGAAGACCTGGTCGACCGCGCGCCGATGGCGATGGAAGTGTTCGCGGAGTGCGGCGTCGACGTGCTGCTGGCCGGCCACATGCACGTGAGCCATGCGGCCAGCACCGCGTCGCGCTACCAGATCGACGCCTATGCGGCCCTGGTGGTGCAGGCCGGCACGGCGACCTCGACGCGGGGCAGGGGGGAAGTCAATTCCTTCAACCTGCTGCGCGTCGAGCACGAGCGGGTCGAAGTCGACCGCTACGGCTGGGACATGCTGACGAATACCTTCCGCGTCATCGTTACCGAGAAATTCCTGCGCAGCGGGAATGTCTGGGCGCCGGCGTCCGAGGGCATGCTGGCGGCCGGTTTATAA
- a CDS encoding phosphatase PAP2 family protein: MKDSLTTRLHRFTVARFSPQEQFGLHLTLGVLVLLLAMAGFARIAEEVLTGAPITLLDLRLANWLHQHANDSSFLRSFLFGITQLHSTPGALGLTALAGWWLARRGARHWMLTLVSAVPGGMLLNVALKHTFVRARPHFDAPILSLTTYSFPSGHTMTATVLYGVLACYLVRHARSWQARAAIVLAACIMVLLVAGSRLYLGAHYLTDVLAAMLEGCAWLAICVTGVATLRRRQAARARRSDYS; this comes from the coding sequence ATGAAAGATTCCCTGACGACCCGCCTGCACCGTTTTACAGTCGCCCGCTTTTCGCCGCAGGAGCAGTTCGGCCTGCACCTGACGCTTGGCGTGCTGGTGCTGCTGCTGGCGATGGCCGGCTTCGCGCGCATCGCGGAGGAGGTCTTGACAGGGGCGCCAATTACCTTGCTGGACCTGCGCCTGGCGAACTGGCTGCACCAGCACGCGAACGACAGCAGCTTCCTGCGCAGCTTCCTGTTCGGGATCACCCAACTGCACAGCACGCCCGGCGCCCTCGGCCTGACGGCGCTTGCCGGCTGGTGGCTGGCGCGGCGCGGTGCGCGCCACTGGATGCTGACCCTGGTCAGCGCGGTGCCGGGCGGGATGCTGCTGAACGTGGCGCTGAAGCACACCTTCGTGCGCGCGCGTCCGCATTTCGACGCGCCGATCCTGAGCTTGACGACCTATAGTTTCCCGAGCGGCCACACGATGACGGCGACCGTGCTCTACGGCGTGCTGGCCTGCTACCTGGTGCGCCACGCCCGCAGCTGGCAGGCGCGCGCCGCGATCGTGCTTGCCGCCTGCATCATGGTGCTGCTGGTAGCCGGCTCGCGCCTCTACCTGGGCGCCCATTACCTGACCGACGTGCTGGCGGCCATGCTCGAAGGCTGCGCCTGGCTGGCGATCTGCGTCACCGGCGTGGCGACGCTGCGCCGGCGCCAGGCCGCGCGCGCACGACGATCCGACTATTCATGA